In Leptospira sp. WS58.C1, a single genomic region encodes these proteins:
- a CDS encoding M3 family metallopeptidase: MSPVVLFREFPQTPLSVQKQRVREKIQNSKKVLEEVLEKRDVVNYESVIRPLNDSMEELQEEFTVLSHLNSVKNSEETKEHYTEILPEITEFYTELGQNEKLFKLYSQIYEKEKSSLDRPKNKVLEDAILQFKLGGVGLPEDKKNRLQEIQLRLSDLSNQFSQNLLDSTNSFEMKIESEEDVKEIPESDKTLYKNEDGTYTFTLQFPSYNCYMTYGNNRSKREELYKAYVTRAPGNGKILEEILALRDESARLLGYKNYAEASLATKVADSPEQVLDFLERIGKLAKPIAEKEMSELKKFAVELGISDFQAFDSAYVSEKLKKKNYDFDEEQTRPYFEKNTVVKGTFSFLEKLLGLKFDKTDAPIWDPKTEVYHVKNGSEIIARLYLDLEARKDKQGGAWMNHWETRNKLSGKTILPSAFVVCNFPPSKDSAPSLLNHSDVVTFFHEMGHALHHLCAKIEEPPVSGINGVEWDAVEFPSQFLENFAYEPEVLDFFAFHYETGKPMPKELAQKLKDTKNFLAAMGVVRQLEFGIFDIRIHLQKYSEEQVQNILDTVRKDVSVLFPPEYNKFQNGFGHIFSGGYAAGYYSYKWAELLAADAFFAFRSKGIFDENLAEKYRTEILEKGGSENAMVLFKRFLGRDPEPDALLKLYDLVA; encoded by the coding sequence ATGAGTCCAGTAGTTCTATTCAGAGAATTTCCCCAAACCCCACTTTCCGTACAAAAGCAAAGGGTGAGAGAAAAGATCCAAAACTCAAAAAAGGTTTTGGAAGAAGTTTTAGAGAAGAGAGATGTTGTAAATTACGAGTCCGTAATACGACCTCTGAACGACTCTATGGAGGAATTACAGGAAGAATTTACGGTACTTTCTCACCTAAATAGCGTTAAGAATAGCGAAGAAACTAAAGAACATTATACGGAGATCCTGCCGGAGATCACCGAATTCTATACCGAACTCGGACAAAACGAAAAATTATTCAAACTATACTCTCAAATTTATGAGAAGGAAAAATCCTCTTTAGACAGGCCTAAAAATAAGGTTCTGGAAGACGCGATCCTTCAATTCAAACTAGGTGGAGTGGGACTTCCTGAAGATAAAAAAAATCGTCTGCAAGAAATTCAACTCAGGCTATCCGATCTTTCCAACCAATTCTCCCAAAATCTTTTGGACTCCACAAACTCTTTCGAGATGAAAATCGAGTCGGAAGAAGACGTTAAAGAGATCCCTGAATCGGACAAAACATTGTATAAAAACGAGGATGGGACTTACACATTCACACTTCAGTTCCCGAGTTATAATTGTTATATGACTTATGGAAACAATCGATCCAAAAGAGAAGAATTATATAAAGCATACGTAACTCGCGCTCCCGGGAACGGAAAAATTTTAGAAGAGATCCTGGCCCTTCGAGACGAGTCCGCTCGATTATTAGGTTATAAAAATTACGCCGAAGCTTCTCTTGCAACGAAGGTGGCGGATTCTCCCGAGCAGGTGTTGGATTTCCTAGAAAGGATCGGAAAACTCGCAAAACCTATAGCAGAGAAAGAAATGAGCGAACTCAAAAAATTTGCAGTAGAGTTGGGTATTTCGGACTTCCAAGCGTTCGATAGCGCGTATGTTTCGGAGAAGTTGAAAAAGAAAAATTACGATTTTGATGAAGAACAGACACGTCCTTATTTCGAAAAGAATACTGTCGTAAAGGGTACCTTCTCCTTTTTGGAAAAACTTTTAGGATTAAAATTCGATAAAACCGACGCTCCGATCTGGGATCCAAAAACCGAAGTGTATCATGTAAAAAACGGCTCAGAAATTATCGCAAGATTGTACTTGGATCTGGAGGCAAGAAAGGACAAACAGGGCGGGGCCTGGATGAATCATTGGGAAACTCGCAATAAACTTTCCGGTAAAACGATCTTACCTTCCGCGTTCGTGGTTTGTAATTTCCCTCCTTCCAAAGATTCCGCTCCTTCTCTCTTAAATCATTCGGATGTGGTGACATTTTTCCATGAGATGGGACATGCACTCCATCACCTATGTGCAAAAATAGAAGAACCTCCTGTCAGCGGGATCAACGGAGTGGAATGGGATGCGGTGGAATTTCCTTCCCAGTTTTTGGAAAATTTCGCGTATGAGCCTGAAGTATTGGACTTCTTCGCATTTCATTATGAAACCGGAAAGCCAATGCCGAAGGAACTTGCTCAAAAGTTGAAGGATACTAAAAACTTCTTAGCCGCAATGGGAGTGGTTCGACAGCTAGAATTCGGAATTTTTGATATAAGGATCCATCTCCAAAAATATTCGGAAGAACAGGTGCAGAATATTTTGGATACGGTTCGAAAAGATGTAAGTGTACTTTTTCCGCCCGAATATAACAAGTTCCAGAATGGATTCGGGCATATTTTCTCCGGAGGATATGCGGCAGGATATTATAGTTATAAATGGGCGGAACTTTTGGCGGCCGATGCATTTTTTGCGTTTAGATCCAAAGGAATATTCGATGAAAACCTGGCGGAAAAATACAGAACTGAGATCTTAGAAAAAGGAGGATCAGAAAACGCCATGGTGTTATTCAAACGCTTTTTAGGACGAGATCCGGAGCCGGACGCTCTATTAAAACTCTATGATTTAGTAGCTTGA
- the lsa23 gene encoding surface adhesion protein Lsa23 → MRSYFFIPICLLYLGCTSPPLPVFQTTEGICPKSNLFVLSQPEIDVQRGNDLVGVYCKANITPHGFEWEISLVFRDEIHPSSWKDFFYRIYRKFRYGRTYDIESFLVRLEPDGKTFQLDLKNVYSGDQIFQEDPVVHKDRILSSSLLQNRNSLPILYVNTWNHMFGEKDNNPGLSKQEIQVSEFRFGARSQLDAYFGTY, encoded by the coding sequence ATGAGATCTTATTTTTTTATCCCTATTTGCCTTCTTTACTTGGGCTGCACAAGCCCCCCTCTACCTGTATTCCAAACTACGGAAGGGATCTGCCCTAAATCGAATCTTTTCGTATTGTCCCAACCCGAGATAGATGTGCAGAGAGGCAATGATCTCGTAGGGGTCTACTGTAAGGCAAACATTACCCCTCATGGATTCGAGTGGGAAATTAGCTTAGTATTTCGGGACGAGATCCATCCAAGTTCTTGGAAGGATTTTTTTTATAGGATCTACAGAAAGTTTCGTTATGGTCGGACCTACGACATTGAGTCCTTTTTAGTCCGACTAGAACCGGATGGAAAAACATTTCAATTGGATTTGAAAAATGTTTATTCAGGAGACCAAATCTTCCAAGAAGACCCGGTGGTTCATAAGGATAGGATACTTTCTTCTTCTCTTTTGCAAAATCGGAACTCACTGCCCATTCTTTATGTGAATACCTGGAATCATATGTTTGGGGAGAAGGACAATAATCCGGGGCTTTCCAAACAAGAGATCCAAGTTTCCGAGTTTCGTTTCGGAGCCAGAAGCCAATTGGATGCCTATTTCGGGACTTACTGA
- a CDS encoding MaoC family dehydratase, whose protein sequence is MAKIPTSPFAELGPKTPVETGTVKRGIYGRYLEEFTEGAIFEHPRELTIDRSFAQEFATTFMEANPLYLSAPYAQAHGFKDLLVSPLMVFNVALSLGVQNDSEKALANLGYYDVQFLKPVYPGDTLSAKTKIIKIDDKGADKPGIVHVRTICLNQNKELVLQYERKIMIYHSNGKPKGTPKPVIKDAFFPETDSPVIELPELKFPKGFETATWTDTYFENFAAGQIYIHQNGRTITDEHFPWTYRVGNTHPLHYDKLYSSGISGPMGGEPVVYGGLVFAWLCGLSSRDVTENVIWDLGFTEGYHTQPSFSGDTVTAITRVLAVKDRGTEFGIPAGEVHLQFIGLKNIKANDAFEKFGADLFLKENDKKKHGKEKLPEKIFEIERKILVKKK, encoded by the coding sequence ATGGCTAAAATCCCTACTTCCCCCTTCGCGGAACTAGGTCCCAAAACTCCGGTGGAAACCGGAACCGTAAAACGGGGTATTTACGGTAGATATCTGGAAGAATTTACAGAAGGTGCAATTTTCGAACATCCGAGAGAACTGACCATCGATCGTTCTTTTGCACAAGAGTTTGCTACCACGTTTATGGAAGCAAACCCACTTTACCTTTCCGCTCCTTATGCACAAGCTCACGGATTTAAGGATCTATTAGTTTCTCCCTTGATGGTGTTCAACGTGGCACTTTCCTTAGGGGTACAAAACGATTCCGAAAAAGCGCTCGCGAACCTTGGATACTATGACGTTCAGTTCCTGAAACCGGTATATCCTGGAGATACTCTTTCCGCTAAAACCAAAATTATCAAAATAGACGATAAGGGTGCGGATAAGCCGGGGATTGTTCATGTTCGCACGATCTGTTTGAACCAAAACAAGGAATTAGTACTTCAATACGAAAGAAAGATCATGATCTATCACTCTAACGGAAAACCGAAAGGAACTCCGAAACCTGTGATCAAAGACGCTTTCTTCCCAGAAACTGACAGCCCGGTCATCGAACTCCCTGAGTTAAAATTCCCGAAAGGTTTCGAGACCGCTACCTGGACGGATACCTACTTCGAAAATTTCGCAGCGGGTCAGATCTATATCCACCAAAACGGAAGAACGATTACCGACGAACACTTCCCTTGGACCTACAGAGTCGGGAACACTCACCCGCTTCATTACGACAAACTTTACTCTTCCGGGATTTCCGGACCAATGGGCGGAGAACCTGTCGTTTACGGAGGACTCGTATTTGCATGGTTATGCGGACTTTCTTCCAGAGATGTGACTGAAAATGTTATCTGGGATCTCGGGTTCACTGAAGGATACCATACCCAACCTTCTTTCAGCGGCGACACTGTGACTGCGATCACTAGGGTCCTGGCTGTAAAAGACAGAGGAACCGAATTCGGCATTCCTGCGGGAGAAGTTCATCTTCAATTTATCGGCCTGAAAAATATCAAGGCAAACGATGCCTTCGAAAAATTCGGAGCGGATCTATTCTTAAAAGAGAACGATAAGAAAAAACACGGGAAAGAAAAACTTCCTGAGAAAATTTTCGAGATCGAAAGAAAGATTCTAGTTAAGAAGAAGTAA
- a CDS encoding ATP-dependent Clp protease adaptor ClpS translates to MPNSPSIEETTTEDPVQIGGPWRVVLWDDNEHTYEYVITMLMDVCKMTPEQAFGHAVEVDAQKKTVVFAGELEHAEHIQDLILNYGPDPLLPASKGSMSATLEG, encoded by the coding sequence ATGCCTAACTCACCCTCGATAGAAGAAACCACCACAGAAGATCCGGTGCAAATCGGAGGACCCTGGAGAGTGGTTTTATGGGATGATAACGAACACACTTACGAATATGTGATCACTATGCTCATGGACGTTTGTAAGATGACTCCGGAACAAGCTTTCGGTCACGCCGTAGAAGTAGACGCCCAAAAAAAGACCGTCGTGTTTGCAGGCGAATTGGAACATGCAGAACATATCCAGGATCTGATCCTGAATTACGGACCGGATCCACTTTTGCCTGCATCCAAAGGCTCCATGAGCGCAACGTTGGAAGGATAA
- a CDS encoding transketolase family protein, whose translation MGVVSASSADQKATRDGYGDALHELGAQRSDIVVLDADLSGSTKTNKFAKAFPDRFFNVGVAEQNLVGHAAGLALAGYVPFASSFAMFLSGRAWEVVRNSVVYPFLNVKLVASHGGITVGEDGASHQCIEDFATMRAIPEMVVICPSDYNETKQIIHAIADYKGPVYVRVGRPNLPLIERENYKFEIGKAEVMREGKDVLIIANGVLVNEAMIAAKELEAEGIQATLLNMATIKPIDKEAILKYAKLCGAVVTCEEHNVIGGLGSAVSEFLSEEYPVRVLKLGMKDSFGKSGTWSGLLDYFGLRSKNIVELAKKAVQSK comes from the coding sequence ATGGGAGTAGTATCCGCATCTAGCGCAGATCAAAAAGCAACCAGAGACGGTTACGGGGACGCTTTGCACGAATTAGGCGCACAACGTTCCGATATCGTAGTACTAGACGCGGATCTTTCCGGTTCTACTAAAACCAATAAATTCGCAAAAGCATTTCCGGACCGTTTTTTTAACGTAGGGGTTGCGGAGCAGAATTTGGTGGGTCATGCTGCCGGACTCGCTCTTGCAGGTTACGTTCCATTCGCTTCTTCTTTCGCGATGTTTTTATCCGGAAGAGCCTGGGAAGTGGTGCGTAATAGTGTAGTTTATCCTTTTTTGAACGTGAAATTAGTCGCTTCTCACGGTGGAATTACGGTAGGTGAGGACGGAGCTTCTCACCAATGTATCGAAGATTTTGCCACTATGAGAGCTATTCCTGAAATGGTGGTGATCTGTCCTTCCGACTATAACGAAACTAAACAGATCATTCATGCGATTGCGGATTATAAAGGACCGGTTTACGTACGTGTAGGCCGTCCGAATCTTCCATTGATCGAAAGAGAAAATTATAAATTCGAGATCGGAAAGGCGGAAGTGATGAGAGAGGGTAAAGACGTCCTTATCATCGCAAACGGAGTTCTGGTAAACGAGGCAATGATCGCCGCAAAAGAACTGGAAGCGGAAGGTATCCAAGCCACTCTTTTGAATATGGCGACTATCAAGCCAATCGATAAAGAAGCAATATTAAAATATGCGAAACTTTGCGGTGCGGTTGTCACATGCGAAGAACATAATGTGATCGGTGGACTCGGCTCCGCAGTCAGCGAATTCTTATCCGAAGAATACCCGGTTAGAGTTCTGAAACTCGGAATGAAGGACAGTTTCGGTAAGTCCGGAACCTGGTCAGGGCTTCTGGATTATTTCGGTCTTAGATCCAAAAACATTGTAGAACTCGCAAAAAAAGCAGTCCAATCCAAATAA
- the metK gene encoding methionine adenosyltransferase, protein MSLQDFIFTSESVSEGHPDKVCDQISDAILDAYLAQDPKSRVACETLVTTNLVVVAGEVTSKGKIDAVEIARNVIKDIGYNDVSLGFDAEFAVVSSHIHAQSPDISQGVTEGEGLFKEQGAGDQGLMFGFAIDETPELMPMPIYYSHELVKHLAGLRHNGKLKWLRPDAKSQVTVEYKNGKPTRVDTVVISTQHSPEVSHKQIEESVIEECIKKVIPANFLKDTKYFINPTGQFIIGGPHGDTGLTGRKIIVDTYGGYGRHGGGAFSGKDPSKVDRSAAYMGRYIAKNVVAAGLASQCEVQLAYAIGVAEPVSVHVDTFGTGKFSEEEIVKRIRANFKLTPRGITESLQLLEKGRKYRETAAYGHFGRSGETFTWERTDKAGALKG, encoded by the coding sequence ATGTCCCTTCAAGACTTCATCTTTACCTCGGAATCCGTATCGGAAGGACATCCTGACAAGGTTTGCGACCAAATTTCCGACGCAATTCTGGACGCTTATTTAGCTCAGGATCCGAAATCCAGGGTAGCTTGCGAAACTTTAGTGACTACCAACCTGGTAGTAGTAGCCGGAGAGGTAACTAGCAAGGGAAAAATCGACGCCGTAGAGATCGCAAGAAATGTAATCAAAGATATCGGATATAACGATGTTTCCCTCGGATTTGATGCCGAGTTTGCGGTAGTTTCGTCCCATATCCATGCCCAAAGTCCTGACATTTCTCAAGGTGTAACAGAGGGCGAAGGTCTTTTTAAAGAGCAAGGGGCCGGAGACCAAGGTTTGATGTTCGGGTTCGCGATCGACGAAACTCCTGAACTGATGCCGATGCCTATCTACTACTCTCATGAGTTAGTTAAACATCTGGCTGGATTACGTCATAACGGAAAATTGAAATGGCTCCGTCCGGACGCAAAATCCCAGGTAACGGTAGAGTATAAAAACGGAAAGCCGACTCGTGTGGATACCGTGGTAATTTCTACCCAGCATTCTCCTGAAGTTTCCCATAAGCAGATTGAGGAATCCGTGATCGAAGAATGTATCAAGAAGGTAATCCCGGCAAACTTCTTGAAAGATACGAAATATTTTATCAACCCGACAGGGCAGTTCATTATCGGCGGACCTCACGGAGATACCGGTCTGACCGGACGTAAGATCATCGTGGATACGTATGGCGGTTATGGAAGACATGGTGGAGGGGCATTCTCCGGAAAAGATCCTTCCAAAGTGGACCGTTCCGCAGCCTATATGGGAAGATATATCGCAAAAAACGTGGTAGCAGCAGGACTTGCTTCTCAGTGTGAGGTGCAGTTGGCCTATGCGATCGGCGTTGCAGAACCTGTTTCGGTTCACGTGGACACTTTCGGAACCGGTAAATTTTCCGAGGAAGAGATCGTAAAAAGGATCAGAGCAAACTTCAAACTGACTCCAAGAGGGATCACTGAGTCCTTACAATTATTAGAGAAGGGAAGAAAATACAGGGAAACCGCAGCTTACGGACATTTCGGAAGAAGTGGGGAAACATTTACCTGGGAAAGAACTGATAAAGCGGGAGCATTGAAAGGTTAA
- a CDS encoding ParB N-terminal domain-containing protein: MKIRVSDIKVKNRIRKDLGDLHGLKSSIQNLGLLHPIIIDLDNKLVSGERRLECVKLLGWEYVDVRIVDVRSKKERVLIEAEENNVRLPFTPEEQERAQKLLRRYSNTGILGRLFAWLMDLWEWFWSWLFKK, translated from the coding sequence ATGAAAATTCGGGTCTCCGATATTAAGGTAAAGAACCGCATTCGTAAAGATTTAGGCGACTTACACGGTCTGAAATCTTCCATACAAAACTTAGGGCTTTTGCATCCGATCATTATCGACCTGGACAATAAATTAGTCTCCGGCGAAAGACGCCTAGAATGTGTGAAACTTCTGGGTTGGGAATATGTAGATGTTCGGATCGTAGATGTACGAAGTAAAAAAGAAAGGGTTTTGATCGAAGCCGAGGAAAACAATGTACGGCTACCGTTTACCCCGGAAGAACAGGAAAGGGCTCAAAAACTATTAAGAAGATATTCCAATACGGGGATCCTGGGTAGATTATTCGCCTGGCTTATGGATCTTTGGGAATGGTTTTGGTCCTGGCTTTTTAAGAAATAA
- the lipL32 gene encoding major surface lipoprotein LipL32, giving the protein MKKSSILIISTAIMVSFAACIGGLPGLQSNFSVGEQDIPGVGVKKLFAPYSETVNYWGYIKPGQAADAVVNGKKSYFLYIWVPAAIVELGVRLISPTGEIGEPSSGDFVSEAFKAATPEEKSMPNWFDTWIRVERLAAIMPNQIEGAAKGKALQNLGDNDDGDDTYNEERHNKYNSLLRIQIPNIPKSLDELKNIDTKKLLVRGLYRITFTTYKVGEVKGSFVATVGVLGPPGVPGLSPILHANPAELQKLAVDAEEKLKAAVAGDKK; this is encoded by the coding sequence ATGAAAAAATCTTCGATCCTTATAATCTCCACCGCTATAATGGTCAGCTTTGCTGCATGTATCGGTGGACTCCCCGGCCTACAAAGTAATTTCTCGGTCGGAGAGCAAGACATTCCAGGAGTAGGAGTTAAGAAGCTTTTCGCACCTTATTCCGAAACTGTGAACTATTGGGGATACATCAAACCAGGACAAGCCGCTGACGCAGTAGTAAACGGAAAGAAATCATATTTCCTTTATATTTGGGTTCCAGCAGCTATCGTTGAATTAGGTGTTCGCCTAATTTCCCCTACCGGAGAAATCGGTGAGCCATCTAGCGGCGACTTCGTGAGCGAGGCTTTCAAAGCTGCAACTCCGGAAGAAAAAAGCATGCCGAACTGGTTCGATACTTGGATTCGCGTAGAGCGCTTAGCAGCTATTATGCCGAACCAAATCGAAGGAGCAGCTAAAGGAAAAGCTCTTCAAAATCTTGGCGACAATGATGATGGAGACGATACTTACAATGAAGAGCGTCACAACAAGTACAACTCTTTACTTCGTATCCAAATTCCTAATATTCCAAAAAGCTTGGACGAACTGAAAAACATCGACACTAAAAAACTTTTAGTTCGCGGTTTATACAGAATTACCTTCACTACTTACAAAGTAGGCGAAGTTAAAGGTTCTTTCGTAGCTACTGTTGGAGTTCTTGGCCCTCCAGGTGTTCCAGGTCTTTCTCCGATTCTTCACGCAAACCCAGCTGAATTGCAAAAATTGGCTGTTGATGCAGAAGAAAAATTGAAAGCTGCAGTTGCTGGAGATAAGAAGTAA
- a CDS encoding acyl-CoA dehydrogenase family protein has product MIVNNYFLENEDLKQYFESLIDWEEIVEAFEQGFSDKKEYEKTGKEELALAPGSKEEAIEFYRSILESAGEIAGKEVAPFAQKMDAEGLIYEKGKVHFPKEMINAVNQVKEAGILPYSIGRKHGGLGLPCTVQAMLMEIFSRADGSLAIALGCMNLAETIERFGSEEMVEVYVPKMAAGELCGAMALTEPNYGSDLPNLQTKAIQGKDGVWRITGTKRFITHGCGFDDKPSIILTLARTGSPTSGARGLSFFLVKSEDVEIAGIEKKMGLHCSPTCEVVYENTPGILIGEEGYGLVKYSMAMMNGARLSIAGQAMGIGAAAYYEAKKYADEREQFGKKIKNIPAVKKMLDLMDREILAMRSILQEASRSIDLYHWKSEKMKENGIDEREIKKNESIKKWEKLANLFTPLSKYYITEQANKIAFDALQIHGGAGYTYDYDISRIYRDVRITNIYEGTTQLQVVAAIGGIVTGLGAKGILRQYLDEEMSFFSPSGELLENRKKMEESHSIYTSLENGISKDEVAFELVESATRVIIGVVLERGLKKLDGEAKARRERAALVHSYNLDSKALLEYNKIKIQNKKEVALA; this is encoded by the coding sequence ATGATCGTAAATAATTATTTCTTAGAAAACGAAGACTTAAAACAATATTTCGAATCCTTAATAGACTGGGAAGAGATCGTAGAAGCGTTCGAACAAGGATTTTCAGACAAAAAAGAATACGAAAAGACCGGAAAAGAAGAATTGGCGTTAGCTCCGGGAAGTAAAGAAGAAGCTATCGAATTTTACAGATCCATATTGGAATCCGCGGGAGAGATCGCCGGAAAGGAAGTAGCACCTTTCGCGCAGAAAATGGATGCAGAAGGTTTAATATACGAAAAAGGTAAAGTTCACTTTCCTAAGGAAATGATAAACGCGGTCAATCAGGTCAAAGAAGCCGGCATTCTCCCTTACTCCATCGGACGTAAACATGGAGGATTAGGACTCCCTTGTACGGTACAGGCAATGCTAATGGAAATATTTTCCAGAGCGGACGGTTCGCTTGCAATCGCTTTAGGATGTATGAATTTAGCCGAGACCATAGAAAGATTCGGTTCCGAAGAAATGGTAGAAGTTTATGTTCCCAAAATGGCCGCGGGAGAACTATGCGGAGCCATGGCTCTTACTGAACCGAACTACGGATCCGATCTTCCTAACTTACAAACAAAAGCGATTCAGGGGAAAGACGGGGTCTGGAGAATCACCGGAACCAAAAGATTTATCACTCATGGTTGCGGTTTCGATGATAAACCTTCCATCATTCTTACATTAGCTAGGACCGGAAGCCCGACAAGCGGAGCAAGAGGTCTCTCTTTTTTCTTAGTCAAAAGTGAAGATGTAGAGATTGCAGGAATAGAAAAAAAAATGGGATTACATTGTTCTCCCACCTGCGAAGTAGTTTATGAAAACACTCCGGGTATATTGATCGGAGAAGAAGGTTACGGACTCGTAAAATACTCTATGGCAATGATGAACGGTGCAAGACTTTCCATCGCAGGACAGGCTATGGGAATCGGTGCCGCAGCTTATTACGAGGCTAAAAAATACGCAGACGAAAGAGAACAATTCGGCAAGAAGATCAAAAATATTCCGGCAGTGAAAAAGATGTTGGATCTGATGGATAGAGAGATCCTGGCGATGCGTTCCATTCTACAAGAAGCCTCCAGATCCATAGACCTTTACCATTGGAAATCCGAAAAAATGAAAGAGAATGGGATAGACGAAAGAGAGATCAAAAAGAACGAAAGTATCAAAAAATGGGAAAAACTCGCCAATTTATTCACTCCATTATCTAAATATTATATTACGGAACAGGCAAATAAGATCGCATTCGACGCATTACAGATCCACGGAGGTGCAGGCTATACCTACGATTATGATATTTCCAGGATCTATAGAGATGTCAGGATCACAAATATCTATGAAGGAACCACACAATTGCAGGTCGTTGCCGCAATTGGCGGAATTGTCACAGGTCTCGGCGCCAAAGGGATCTTGAGACAATACCTAGATGAAGAAATGAGCTTCTTCTCCCCTTCCGGAGAACTATTGGAAAACCGCAAAAAAATGGAAGAGTCCCATTCCATTTATACTTCCTTGGAAAACGGAATATCCAAGGACGAGGTTGCATTCGAACTAGTGGAATCCGCTACCAGGGTCATCATTGGAGTCGTTTTAGAAAGAGGCCTAAAAAAGCTAGATGGGGAAGCAAAGGCCCGAAGAGAAAGAGCGGCTTTGGTTCATTCTTATAACCTGGACAGCAAAGCTCTATTAGAATATAATAAAATTAAGATCCAGAATAAGAAAGAAGTAGCTCTAGCCTAA
- a CDS encoding oxidoreductase — translation MDHRVAIVAGGTGLVGSELVQELLIDPSWNRVYLLVRKPLEWTHSKLELILTDWEKPLEFPPGITDAFCTLGTTIGKAGSKENFKKVDLEYPSKFAKACKDKGVRSFFIVTALGADRDSFVFYNQVKGEVEAEISKLGFETLGIFRPSLLEGDRKEFRLGEKIGSKLAFLINPLLIGPFKKYRSVHAKTVAKSMLNLAWSGKTGKQIIESDQIQVLGSSSARANLDSIL, via the coding sequence ATGGATCATAGAGTAGCGATCGTGGCAGGCGGAACGGGTCTTGTAGGCAGTGAGCTTGTTCAGGAATTATTGATAGATCCATCTTGGAACAGGGTTTATCTTCTGGTCCGAAAACCTTTGGAATGGACACATTCAAAATTAGAGTTGATCCTTACCGATTGGGAAAAGCCGTTAGAGTTTCCTCCTGGGATAACGGACGCATTTTGTACTTTAGGAACTACGATCGGCAAAGCAGGTTCTAAGGAGAATTTTAAAAAAGTGGATCTGGAGTATCCGTCCAAATTCGCTAAAGCCTGCAAGGATAAGGGTGTAAGATCTTTTTTTATTGTGACAGCTCTTGGTGCGGATCGTGATTCTTTCGTTTTTTATAATCAAGTGAAAGGTGAGGTAGAAGCGGAAATTTCTAAACTTGGTTTTGAGACTCTTGGGATTTTTAGACCTTCGCTTTTGGAAGGAGATCGAAAAGAATTCCGATTAGGAGAGAAGATCGGGTCTAAACTCGCCTTCTTGATCAATCCTTTACTTATTGGTCCTTTTAAAAAATACAGATCCGTTCATGCTAAAACCGTTGCTAAGTCCATGTTGAACCTAGCCTGGTCCGGCAAAACAGGAAAGCAGATCATTGAATCGGATCAGATCCAGGTATTAGGATCTTCTTCCGCGAGAGCGAATTTAGATTCTATTCTTTAA